The nucleotide sequence CGGTGACCTGAACAACCTCGCAAACCAGCACTCGGACAAGATCAACGAGGCCGTGGACAACGCTCAGGAGCAGCACGGCGACAAGCTCGGCGAGCACGGCGACACCGTGAACAAGGGTGTCGACGTCGCGCAGGAGAAGTTCCTGTCCGGGGACGAGGGCGAGCAGCAGGCCTGAGCCTGCCGTCGACGCCGCGGGAGCCCCCGCCCGGTCCGCCGGGACGGGGGCTCCCGTCTGTCCGGGGCGGGGATGTCCGTGCCTAGACTGGACCCCATGCCTGCCGACCGCCCCCTCACCCTCCGCTCGGCGCGGACCCAGGACGTCCCGGTCATCCAGGCGCTCGTGGAGCCGCTGGCGCGGGAGCGCGTGCTGCTCCAGAAGGAGGCGGTGGCCTACTACGAGGCCATCCAGGAGTTCGTGGTCGCCGAGGAGCCGGAGGGGACCCTGGCCGGCTTCGGCGCCCTCCACGTGATGTGGCAGGACATCGCCGAGGTCCGCACCCTCGCCGTCTCGGAGGCCCACCGGGGGGCCGGCGTCGGGCACCTGATCATCGAGGAGCTGCTGGACCGTGCGCGGGCCGTGGGCGTCGAGCGGGTCTTCTGCCTGACCTTCGAGGTCGAGTTCTTCCGCCGGCACGGTTTCGAGGTGATGGCGGACCAGTCCGCCGTGGACCCGGAGGTCTACGCGGAACTGCTGCGCTCCACGGACGAGGGCGTCGCCGAGTTCCTGGACCTCGCCCGGGTCAAGCCGAACACGCTCGGCAACACGCGGATGATCCGCCGCCTCTGAGCCGCCGCACCGCGGGCCGCCCCGTGCCCCGGCGAGGTCAGGCCGGGAAGGTGAGGCCGCCGTCGTCGTCCCGGGCCAGCAGCCCGTCCGACACGAGCCCGGCGACGCACCGCGCCCACTGCGCGTCGTCGGGGCGGTGCGACCCGAGCCGCCCCCCGGCCACGACGACGGCGGGCACCTCCGCCTCGGCCACGCGCCCGTGCTCGCGGACGGCGGCCATCACGGCCCCGCGCACCTGACGGTCCGTGCCGGCCCAGGTCTGGCCGCGCGGCACCTCCACCGGCGGCGGGGAGCCCGCCGCGACCCACGCGCACGTCTCCGCCAGGGGGCAGCGGTCGCAGGCGGGGGAGCGCGCGGTGCAGACGAGGGCCCCGAGTTCCATGACGGCCGCGTTCCACGCGTTGGCGCGGGCGGGGTCCTCGGGCATGAGGGCCTGGGCGCGGCGCATCTCGGCGCGGGTCAGCGACCTGCCGGGCAGGGCCTCACCCGCGACCGCGCGCGCGATCACCCGGCGCACGTTGGTGTCCACGACGGTCTCGGGGACGCCGAACGCGAAGCTCGCGACCGCCGCGGCCGTGTACTCGCCGATGCCGGGCAGGGCGCGCAGGGCGGCGGGGTCGGCCGGCACCCGGCCGTCGTGGCGCTCGACGACGGCCCGGGCGGCCTCCTGGAGGCGCAGGGACCGGCGCGGGTAGCCGAGCCGGTCCCAGGCCGTGAGCACGTCTGCGGTGGGGGCGACGGCCAGGTCAGCGGGGGTCGGCCAGCGCTCCAGCCACTCCCGCCAGCGGGGCAGCACCCGCACGACCGGCGTCTGCTGGAGCATGATCTCCGAGACGAGCACACCCCACGGGGAGCAGTCCGGGCTGCGCCAGGGCAGGTCCCGGGCGTGGACGGCGAACCACCCCAGCACCGCGTCGTGCAGGCGCGGCACGTCCACCGTGGGCGGGACGAGGGGGGCGGGCGCGGGCATGACGTCCACTGTAGGGTGCGCCGCCGCCTACCCTGGATCGCATGCCGTCTCGTCCGACTTCCCCCGGGTCGAAGCCGTCCCCCGCCGTCTACCGCCGCCGGCGGCTCGTGGCCGCCCTGCTCGCCCTCGTGCTCCTGATCCTGGTGGGGTGGGCCGTCGTGGCGCTCGTCCGTGCCGGGATCGGCGCCTTCTCCTCCGAGGACGCCGACCCCTCCGCCGCCCCGACGCCGGTGCACTCCCCGTCGCCCGCCCCGGCCACGGACGCCGAGTCCGGCTCCGCCTCGCCCACCGTGGCCGTCGAGGACGCGGCCGAGTGCCAGCCCTCGGACCTGCGGATCGCCGCCTCCGCGGACCGGTCCGAGTACCAGCGGGGGGAGGAGGCCGAGCTGCGCCTGGGCATCACGAACCTCTCCTCGACCCCCTGCCGCACGGATGTGGGCACGGCCCGGCAGGAGTTCACGATCCGCACGGCCGAGGGCGACGACGTCTTCTCCACCCGCATCTGCCAGGCGGACCCCGCGGAGGCCCAGCGGGTGCTGTACCCGCACGAGGAGCTCACCGCCGTATACCGCTGGTCCGGCCGCGCCTCGAGCCAGGACTGCGGCCGCCTCGGCGCTCTCGCGGAGCCCGGGCCCCATCTGCTGACGGTCAGCCTCGGCGACGTCACCTCCCGCCCCGTCGCGCTGAAGATCCTCGAGGAGCTCGCCCCGGGGGCCCAGGACGGCAGCTCCTCGGCCACCCCCTCCTCGAGCGGCAGCGCCTCCCCGTCGGCGTCCGCCTCAGCTCCTGCGTCGGCCTCAGCCTCGGCGTCGGCCTCGCCGTCCGCGGCACCGGCCACGACCACCGACCCGTCGCCGTCGCCGTCTCGCTGAGCCGGGCGCGCCGTCAGCGGCCGGGGCCGGCATCCGGATGCGCGGCCGGGCCGCCGCCCGTCCACGTGGGGATCGTGGCGAGGGCCTCGCCGATCGAGCCGACCTCCGCCACCGTGAAGCCCGCCGGGACGTCCCCGAGCGGCTCGGGGGAGCGGGGGACCAGGGCGCGGGTGAAGCCCAGCCGCGCGGCCTCGCGCACCCGTCGCCCGATGCCGGGCACGGGGCGCACCTCCCCGGCCAGCCCGAGCTCGCCGACCGCGATCATCCCCTGCGGGACGGGGGCCGAGAGCTTCGCCGAGGCCACGGCGACGGCCACGGCCAGGTCCGAGGCGGGCTCCGAGAGTCGCACGCCGCCCACGGTGGCCACGTAGCAGTCGTCCTGGGCGAGGGCGAAACGGGCCCGGCGCTGGAGCACGGCCAGGAGCATGTTCACGCGCGCCGCGTCCACGCCGGAGACGGTGCGGCGCGGGCTGCCGCCGGCGGACGGGGTGAGCAGGGACTGCACCTCGGCCACGAGCGGGCGCCGGCCCTCGAGCGTCACCGTCACGCACGTGCCCTCGACCGGCTCCGAGACGCCCGAGAGGAACAGGCCGGAGGGGTCGTCCAGGGACTCGATGCCGTCCTCCCTCAGGTCGAAGCAGCCGACCTCGTCCGTGGGTCCGAAGCGGTTCTTCACCGCACGCACCAGGCGTAGCCGTGAGTGGCGGTCCCCCTCGAACTGGCAGACCACGTCCACGAGGTGCTCGAGCAGCCGCGGACCCGCGATGGTCCCGTCCTTCGTCACGTGGCCCACCAGGACCGTGGTGATCCCCTTCTCCTTGGCCGTGCGGATGAGGCTGGCCGCCACCTCGCGCACCTGGCTGACGCCCCCGGCGATCCCGTCCACCTCGGTGGACTGCAGGGTCTGCACGGAGTCCACGATCACCAGCTCCGGGTCCGTCCGCTCGATCTGCCCCAGCGCCCGGCCCAGGTCCGTCTCCGCCGTCAGACGCAGGGTGTCCGCGATCGCCCCGATCCGGTCTGCCCGAGAGCGCACCTGGGCCGCCGACTCCTCGCCCGTCAGGTACAGCACCGAGCGTGGACCGCCGCCGCCCGCGCCGCGGGCCGTCTGGGCGGCCACGTCCAGCAGCAGCGTGGACTTGCCGATGCCCGGCTCGCCGGCCAGCAGGATCACCGCGCCCGGCACGAGGCCGCCGCCGAGCACGCGGTCCAGCTCGCGCACCCCCGTGGAGCGGAACGAGGCCAGCGTGGCGTCCACGTCCGCGATGCGCGGCGCGACCTCCGCGACCGTGGCCGCGCGCGTGCGGCCGGTGGTGGACGTCAGGCCGATCTCCTCGACCGTGCCCCACGACTGGCACTCCCCGCAGCGGCCGACCCACTTCACGGTGGTCCAGCCGCACTCGGTGCAGCGGTATCCGGGGGCGCGCTTCGGGGCGGTCTTGGTGGCCATGCGCCCACTCTAGGAGCCGGGGCGGACGCGTTAACCGGCCCGCGCACGGCCCCGCCGTCGACCGCCGGGGCCGCGCTCCGCCGTCGGGCTCAGACGCGGGGCAGGTAGGCCCGCGCCTCGTCGTGCTCGGCGCCCGTGGCCTCGATGAGGTCCACCATCATGGGCCGCAGCAGCATCACGAGCGCCTCGCCGTGCACGGATCCGCCGCCCAGCTGGTGCGGGTCCAACGCGGAGGCGGACGCCCCCAGGGCGTCCCGCGCCACGGACAGCGAGCGATGGCGGCCCTCGGCCTGGGGCTCCACGAGGGAGCGGTGCAGGATCTCGACGGCGTCCGCGGCGTCGTCGAACCAGGCGGCCAGGCGCTCGCGGTCGTCGTCGTCGAGCACGCCCTCGTCCAGGGCCGAGACCACCCGCCGGGCCACGATCCGCAGGGAGCGCACCGCCAGATCCGAGCGGTCCGCCGCGTTCACCGCGTCCTCCACGAAGGAGCGCGAGGAGCGGTGCAGCGGGTTGAACACGGTCTGCTCATGTGTGACGCGCAGCTCCTTGCGCAGCGCCTCCAGCGTGGTGTGCGTGCCGCGGCTGGCCACCAGCGCCATCCAGGCGGTGCGGGAGTCGTTCTCCCGCAGGGCCCGGGAGAGGTCGCGCAGCACCGTGGCGATCGAGTCGTAGAGTCCACCCAGCTGACGCACCGCGGGACGGCGCACGTCCTGGGGCGAGAGGAACGTGACGAGCAGGGCCAGGACGCCGCCCACGATCGCGTCCTGGCTGCGGACGAACGGCCCTCCCGTGCCGGTGGGCAGGAGGACCACGAGGACGGACTGCAGGGACATCTGCATCGTGAATGTGGCGCCGGAGTCCAGGAACCGGGCCACCATCACGGACACGAACAGGACCACCGAGGCCTGCCACAGGCCGCGGCCGAGCCCGACCATGAGCAGGTCCCCGATCAGGATGCCGACGGTGCAGCCGACGGCGACCTCGGCCACCTTGCGCAGCTTCGGCTCCCGTTGGAAGCCGAGGGCGATCAGTAGGGCGGTGGAGGCGAACAGGGGCTGCTGGTGGCCCAGGACGGCCTCCGCGAACCAGTAGGCGCCCACCGCGCAGACAGCGACGAGGGCGGCCTGGCCCACGGAGGAGCGGACGCGGGACCAGCCCGCACGGGCGCGCCGACGCAGGAAGCGGCCGAGACGTTCCCCGCGGGTCTGGGGGTCGACCATCGGCACCGTGCCCGTGGCGGTGGCGAAGCGGTCCGTCATGCGGCCAGCCTAGTCCGACGCCGCGGTGCCCCCGCCGTGCGAGGCTCAACCAAGCATTGTGGCCCACGGCACAGATCATTCCTGCGAATGCCGCTCCCGTTCACCATCTGTTCACCCCGGCCGAGCACTCGATTCACCTCTGGACCGTACGGTCGGGTGCGGTGCAGAACCGGGCCAGCCGGACGCTCTGCCCTCACCGTCGTCATCCGATTGAAAGAGGCTCTTCGTGAAGGCTCACCGCTTCGGCCGCTCCGCCGCCCTCCTGTCCGTGGCCGCCATCGCCCTGACCGCCTGCTCCTCCGCGGGCAACACCGACAACGGCTCGTCCTCCTCCGCCGCCGGGGACACCGGCTCCGAGCAGGCGACCTTCGAGGCCAAGGGCCAGCTGAAGGGCGCCGGCGCCACCTCGCAGGAGTCCGCCATCGGTGCGTGGGCCGACGGCGTGACCTCGGTCGCCCCCGAGCTGACCGTGCAGTACTCGCCGGACGGCTCCGGCGCCGGCCGCGAGAAGTTCCTCGCCGGCGCCGTCTCCTTCGCCGGCTCCGACTCCGCCATGAAGGACGAGGAGGCCGACAAGGCCAAGGAGGTCTGCGGCGACCAGGGCGCCTTCCACGTGCCCGCCTACGTCTCCCCGATCGCCATCGCCTACAACCTGCCCTCCGTCAAGGAGGACATCAAGATGGACGCGGAGACCGTGGCCAAGGTGTTCTCGGGCGAGATCAAGAAGTGGAACGACGACGCCATCGCCTCGCAGAACGAGGGCGTCGAGCTGCCCGACACCGACATCACCGTCGTGCACCGCTCGGACAAGTCCGGCACCACCAAGAACTTCGTGTCCTACCTCTCCGAGGCCGCCCCGGAGGCCTGGACCTACGAGGTCGCCGAGGAGTGGCCGTCCGACATCACCGCCGAGTCCGCGCAGGGCACCAAGGGCGTCGTGGGTCAGGCCTCCTCCACCGAGGGCGCCATCACCTACACCGACGCCTCGGCCGTGGGCACCCTGGGCACCGTCGACGTCAAGGTCGGCGACGAGTACGTGAAGGAGTCCCCGGAGGCCGCCGCCAAGCTGGTCGAGACCTCGGAGGAGAAGGAGGACGGCTCGCTCGAGATCGACCGTGCCACCACCGAGCAGGGCGTGTACCCCGTCGTGCTGGTCTCCTACCACATCTACTGCAACCAGTACGACTCGCAGGAGACCGTGGACCAGGTGAAGGCCTTCGGCGAGTACGTCGTGTCCGAGGACGGCCAGAAGGCCGCCCAGGAGGCCGCCGGCAACGCCCCCATCACCGCGGCCACCCGCGATGCCGCGATGAAGCGCATCGAGGCCATCTCCGTCCAGGGCTGACCCAGGTCCTCGACCTGATCGTCCCTCCGCTTCGGCCGCCGAGCCCCTGCTGGGGCCCGGCGGCTGAAGCCGCCTCCGGGCACCGTCCCGCACGGCCCATCCCCGCCCCCTGACCCCGCAATCGAGGGAAAGCACCGTGACCTCACCTGCCGTCGAGACGACCAAGGGCTCGTCCACGTCGCTGCGCGGCTCGCGTCGCGGCACCGCCGGAGACAGCATCTTCTCCGGCTTCGCCCTGGCGTCCGCCGTCCTGATCCTTCTCGTCCTCGCCTTCGTGGCCATCTTCCTGGTGGGGGAGGCATGGCCGGCCATCAAGCCCGGCGCCGAGCTCGAGTCCGCCGACTCCTTCTTCCAGTACGTCTGGCCGCTCATGGCCGGTACGGTCATGGCCGCCATCATCGCGCTGCTGCTGGCCACCCCGGTCGCCGTCGGCGTCGCGCTGTTCATCTCGCACTACGCCCCTCGGCGCATCGCCCAGCCGGTCGGCTTCGTCATCGACCTGCTGGCCGCCATCCCGTCGGTGGTCTACGGCGTGTGGGGGTGGCTGACCCTGGCGCCGCTCATGGTGCCGATCTACGCCTGGCTCAACAAGTACCTCGGCTTCATCCCGTTCTTCTCCGGCAGTGCCAGCACCACCGGCCGCACGCTGCTGACGTCCGGCGTCGTGCTCGCGGTCATGGTGCTGCCGATCATCACCGCGCTCTGCCGCGAGATCTTCACGCAGACCCCGAAGCTGCACGAGGAGGCCGCGCTCGGCCTCGGCGCCACGCGCTGGGAGATGATCAAGATGACCGTCTTCCCGTTCGCCCGCGCCGGCATCGTCTCCTCGATCATGCTCGGCCTGGGCCGCGCGCTGGGCGAGACCATGGCCGTGACCATGGTGCTCTCGGGCGGCGTGTTCGCCTGGTCGCTCGTCGAGTCGGGCAAAAACCAGACGATCCCGTCGGAGATCGCCCTGAACTTCCCGGAGGCCTTCGGCATGCGCCTCCACGAGCTGATCGCCGCGGGCCTCATGCTCTTCGTCATCACCCTCGCGGTGAACATGATCGCCCGAGCGATCGTGAACAAGCACAAGGAATTCTCGGGGGCCAACTGACATGAGCACCACAGCAACCACCACGCGCCCCGAGGGGGGCCTGCAGAGCCCGCGGACGAACTCGCTGACCAGCGGTCAGATGCCGGGCTGGACCTGGATGGTCGTCGCGGCCGGGGCCATCGTCCTCGGCGCGCTCATCACCTTGCTGCTCGCGGACGGCTTCAACGTCGCCGGGTTCCTCGTCATCACCGCCGTCCTGTTCGTGATCGGCATGTACGGGGCCACTCGCGTGCTGGAGAACCGTCGGCGCGCCACGGACGGCCTGTGGCGGCACCTCGTGTGGCTCGCCTTCCTGATCGCCCTGGCCCCGCTGATCTCGGTCCTCTGGTCCGTGATCGCCACCGGCCTGCCGACGCTGATCTCCAACCCGCACCTGATCGCGTACGACATGAAGGGCGTCACCGGCGTCGCCGACGCCAACTGGGTCGAGGTGGGCATGCCCGCCGGCGACCTGCCCGGCGGCTTCGGCCACGCCCTCCTCGGCACCGTGCTCATCACGCTGATCGCGACGCTGATCTCCGTGCCGATCGGCATGCTCACCTCCATCTACCTGGTGGAGTACGGCCGCGGCGGCTGGTTCTCCCGCGCCATCGTGTTCTTCGTGGACGTGATGACCGGCATCCCCTCGATCGTGGCAGGCCTCTTCGCCTACGCCGCGGTCTCGTGGGTCCTCACGCTCACGATGGGCAGCCAGTCGAAGGCGTTGCAGACGGTCCAGATGGGCTTCAGCGCCGCGATCGCCCTCTCCGTGCTGATGATCCCCGTGGTCGTCCGTTCCACCGAGGAGATGCTCCGCGTGGTGCCGAATGAGCTCCGCGAGGGCGCCTACGCCCTGGGCGTGCGCAAGTGGCAGACCATCGCCAAGGTGGTCCTGCCCACCGCGATCTCCGGCATCGCCTCCGGCGTGACGCTGGCCATCGCGCGCGTCGCCGGCGAGACCGCGCCGATCCTCGTGACGGCCGGCTTCGCCCAGAGCGTCAACTGGAACCCGTTCGACGACTGGATGACGGCGCTGCCGGTGTACATCTACCGTCAGCTGGTCTCGCCGCTCTCCCCGACCGCGGCGGATCCGTCCACGGCCCGCGCCTGGGCCGCGGCCCTGCTCCTCGTCTTCATCGTCATGATGCTGAACCTGGCCGCCCGTCTGATCGCCCGGGCCTTCGCCCCGAAGACCGGCCGCTGACCATCGGCCGCCCCGGCCCACGCCGGGGCGGCCACCCCTCGCAGACTCTCCCGCTCCCCAGCGACTCCAGAAGGAACCCCGCCTCATGTCCAAGCGCATCCAGGCCATCGACGTCGATGTCTTCTACGGCAAGTTCAAGGCCGTCGAGGGCGTCAACATCGACATCGCCCCCCGCTCCGTCACCGCCTTCATCGGCCCCTCCGGCTGCGGCAAGACCACCTTCCTGCGCAGCATCAACCGCATGCACGAGGTGCTCCCCGGCGCCACCGTGGACGGCAAGCTCCTGCTCGACGGCGAGGACATCTACGGGCCCGGTGTGGACCCGGTCCGCGTCCGTTCCCAGATCGGCATGGTCTTCCAGCGCCCGAACCCGTTCCCCACGATGTCCATCCGCGACAACGTGCTGGCCGGCTACAAGCTCAACGGCACCCGCCTGAACAAGTCCCGTGCGGACGAGCTCGTGGAGAAGTCCCTGCGCGGCGCCAACCTGTGGAACGAGGTCAAGGACCGCCTCGACAAGCCCGGCTCCGGCCTCTCCGGCGGCCAGCAGCAGCGTCTGTGCATCGCCCGCTCCATCGCGGTGCAGCCCGACGTGATCCTCATGGACGAGCCCTGCTCCGCGCTCGACCCGATCTCCACCCTCGCCGTCGAGGACCTGATCAACGAGCTCAAGGAGGAGTACACGGTCATCATCGTCACGCACAACATGCAGCAGGCCGCGCGCGTGGCGGACAAGACCGCGTTCTTCAACATCCAGGGCGTCGGCAAGCCCGGCAAGCTGATCGAGTACGACGACACCGACGTCATCTTCAACAACCCCTCGAGCCAGCAGACCGAGGACTACGTCTCCGGCCGCTTCGGCTGAGCCGTCCCGCGCTCCATCCCCGACCCCGTCCGGCCGCACGCCGGGCGGGGTCGCGGCGTCTGCGGGGCCGGGCGTCGTCGTCGGGCGCGGCCTCAGGCCAGCGGGACGAGGGCCAGCGTGCCGAGGAGGCCGAGGAGCGCGCAGGCCACCGGCGTGAGCACCCACCAGCCGACCACGCGCAGCACGGTGGGCCAGCGCACGGACGCGTAGGTCTGCGTCTGGCCGGCACCCACGATGGCCGCCGTCGCCGTGTGGGTGGAGGACAGGGGCAGGTGGAACACCAGGGATCCGACGAACAGCAGGCCCGCGGGGATGACGGCGGCCACGGACGCCCGCAGGGGGTCGAGGCGGACGAGACGCTCGGTGAGGGTCCAGGCGATCCGCCAGGCGCCACCCAGCGTGCCGAGCCCGACCGCGAAGGCGAACAGGAACGCGCCCCCCACGAACTCGGCCGTCAGGGCGTCCGGCGCCAGGACGGACCCGGACCCCACCAGCACGGCGGCCCACAGCACCCCCATGCGCTGACCGGCCTGCAGGCCGTGGCCCATGGCCATGGCGCTGGCGGAGATGCCCAACGCGACGCGGGCCCGGTGCTGGACGTTGACCGTGGTGCCCCGGGTGGCGAGCCGCATGGCGGGGGCGGTGAGCAGGCGGGCGAGCGCCCATGCGATCAGGGGCGAGAGCAGCAGGCTGAGCAGCACCTCGGCGCGGACGAGGTCGAAGATGGTGTGGGCGACGTCGACGTCCAGACTCAGGCGCACGGCGAGGTGGCTGCCCGCCAGCGCGGAGATCAGCGCGTGCGTGCTGGAGCTGGGCAGGCGCCGCCACCACAGCAGCAGACCCCACACGAGGGTCACCGCGCAGGACACGCCCACGGCCAGGGGGCCGATCTCGCTGCGCACCGCGGGCGAGGTGAAGTAGTGCACGCTCAGCGTGATGAGCCCGATGCCCAGCAGGGCGCCCACGGTGTTGACCGCCCCGGTCAGGAGGAGGGCCCCGCGCGGGGTCAGCGCCCGGTACCGGACAGGCAGCGCCGCGGCGTTGGGGGCGTCGCGGAACCCCATCAGCGCGCCGACGGCGCACAGCAGCACGAGGACGACGGCGAGCCCCGCGGTCACGGCGCCTCCACCGGCTCAGGACTCACGGACGAGCACCATGCCCAGGTCCATGTTCACGCGGGAGAGGGCCTCGAGTGCCGCGTGCAGCGCCCAGGCGACCTCGCGCTGGCGGTTGTAGTCGCGCTGCAGCAGGTCCATGCCGAGGTCGGCGAGCCACTCGACCATGATCCGCTCCGTGCGGCGGGAGGCGCGCAGCAGCTGCATCCACGTGGCCTCCAGGGCGTCGAGGTCGCGCATCTCGGCGGCGCTGCGGGCGAGCAGCTCGGCCTGCCGGCCCACGGTCTCGAGGACGTCGAGGGCGTGCGTCGGCAGCTCTTCGAGGTCGGCCCGTTGGATCAGCACGCCCGCCGACACGACGCGCCGGGTGGCCGCGTGCACGCCGCTGGCCAGCCGGTAGAGGTCCTGACGGGGCAGCGGAGTCACGTAGGCGCTGCGCAGCGCGGTGAGGAAGGCCATGAGGGTGGCGCTCGAGGACGAGTCGAGCTCCTCGAGCTCACGGGCGGCACGGTCCGCCTCGGGTCCGCGGGTCCCTGCGACCTGGGCCACCAGATGCACGGACCGGTGCAGGGCCTCGGCGAGGTCTGCCATGTGACGCAGCGCCGGGGTGTCGCGCGTGACGAGCCAGGGCATGCGGGGGGACATGGGCAGCGGTCGCTCTCTCGTCGACGGGTGGCGAAGGGGTCGACGACGACGCCAGACCGGGAACGCCTCTCGGCGGAAGGCCGCTCGCAGCGGCTGTGTGTTGGAGCCCGGGGTTACCAGCGGCCCGGCGCCGTCCCCTTCAGTCTAGCGATCCGTCCCGAAACGCTCGACCCGCCGCCTCCAGGGCGTCGGCGGTGCTGACCAGGCGCGCGGCCCGGCGGGTGAGGGCGGCGGCGCGGTCCGGGGCGGCGGCCTCGGAGCCCTCGGCGTGCTCGACCTGGCCCAGGGCCACGACGCGGGCGTAGGCCGCGGCGCGCTCGAACGCGACGTCGATCTCGGAGCGGTAGGCGCCCGTGAGGATCGTGTCCGTGAGGCGGCGCAGCTCGGCCGGCCCCGGCGGCTCGACGGCGCCCGCCACGACGCGCGAGGCGTAGGCGGCGTGCCCGGCGCGGTACCAGGCGGCCCAGCGTTCGCCGTCGCGGGCCGTCGCCTCCTGGAGCACGTACAGGCGCCACAGGGCGCCGGCGAGCGAGACGGGCGGGGCGTCCGCCCACAGCTCCGCGAGCGTCTCGACGCCCAGCTCGCGGACCAGCCCGACCAGCCGCTCGACGACGGCCGGGTCCTCCTCCGCGCGGCCGCCGGCCACGAGGGCGTGGGCCAGGCGCGAGGCCGCCGCGGCCACTTCCTGCGGGTCTTCGCCGCCGGCGAAGTGCGTGAGCTCCTGCGGCTCCGAGAGGCGGGGCCGGTGGGGGCGCAGCACGCCCGAGGCGCTCGAGCTGGCGCCGCGGCCGGCGGGCAGGCGGTGACGTGCCATGGGCGGGCTCCCTTCGAGGGCGCATCGGGGTGGGGATGTGGTCGCCGGAGGCGGCGGCCCCGTCCACGGTAGTGCCCCGGACGCCTGGGCTACCATCGGAGGGCACCCGTGAGGGTCGCCGTCGTCGGCCGCACGCCGTCGTCGTCGGCCGCGGGTGGGGGCCTTTAGCTCAGCTGGCAGAGCATCGGACTTTTAATCCGCCGGTCGCGGGTTCGATCCCCGCAGGGCCCACCGGAGAACGGCCCCTGACCCGGCGCGATGCCCGGTCGGGGGCCCTCCCTAGGATGGAGCCATGAGCCCCACG is from Micrococcus luteus NCTC 2665 and encodes:
- a CDS encoding Rv0909 family putative TA system antitoxin, which produces MGIGDLNNLANQHSDKINEAVDNAQEQHGDKLGEHGDTVNKGVDVAQEKFLSGDEGEQQA
- a CDS encoding amino-acid N-acetyltransferase, which produces MPADRPLTLRSARTQDVPVIQALVEPLARERVLLQKEAVAYYEAIQEFVVAEEPEGTLAGFGALHVMWQDIAEVRTLAVSEAHRGAGVGHLIIEELLDRARAVGVERVFCLTFEVEFFRRHGFEVMADQSAVDPEVYAELLRSTDEGVAEFLDLARVKPNTLGNTRMIRRL
- a CDS encoding A/G-specific adenine glycosylase; translation: MPAPAPLVPPTVDVPRLHDAVLGWFAVHARDLPWRSPDCSPWGVLVSEIMLQQTPVVRVLPRWREWLERWPTPADLAVAPTADVLTAWDRLGYPRRSLRLQEAARAVVERHDGRVPADPAALRALPGIGEYTAAAVASFAFGVPETVVDTNVRRVIARAVAGEALPGRSLTRAEMRRAQALMPEDPARANAWNAAVMELGALVCTARSPACDRCPLAETCAWVAAGSPPPVEVPRGQTWAGTDRQVRGAVMAAVREHGRVAEAEVPAVVVAGGRLGSHRPDDAQWARCVAGLVSDGLLARDDDGGLTFPA
- the radA gene encoding DNA repair protein RadA, with protein sequence MATKTAPKRAPGYRCTECGWTTVKWVGRCGECQSWGTVEEIGLTSTTGRTRAATVAEVAPRIADVDATLASFRSTGVRELDRVLGGGLVPGAVILLAGEPGIGKSTLLLDVAAQTARGAGGGGPRSVLYLTGEESAAQVRSRADRIGAIADTLRLTAETDLGRALGQIERTDPELVIVDSVQTLQSTEVDGIAGGVSQVREVAASLIRTAKEKGITTVLVGHVTKDGTIAGPRLLEHLVDVVCQFEGDRHSRLRLVRAVKNRFGPTDEVGCFDLREDGIESLDDPSGLFLSGVSEPVEGTCVTVTLEGRRPLVAEVQSLLTPSAGGSPRRTVSGVDAARVNMLLAVLQRRARFALAQDDCYVATVGGVRLSEPASDLAVAVAVASAKLSAPVPQGMIAVGELGLAGEVRPVPGIGRRVREAARLGFTRALVPRSPEPLGDVPAGFTVAEVGSIGEALATIPTWTGGGPAAHPDAGPGR
- a CDS encoding FUSC family protein, giving the protein MTDRFATATGTVPMVDPQTRGERLGRFLRRRARAGWSRVRSSVGQAALVAVCAVGAYWFAEAVLGHQQPLFASTALLIALGFQREPKLRKVAEVAVGCTVGILIGDLLMVGLGRGLWQASVVLFVSVMVARFLDSGATFTMQMSLQSVLVVLLPTGTGGPFVRSQDAIVGGVLALLVTFLSPQDVRRPAVRQLGGLYDSIATVLRDLSRALRENDSRTAWMALVASRGTHTTLEALRKELRVTHEQTVFNPLHRSSRSFVEDAVNAADRSDLAVRSLRIVARRVVSALDEGVLDDDDRERLAAWFDDAADAVEILHRSLVEPQAEGRHRSLSVARDALGASASALDPHQLGGGSVHGEALVMLLRPMMVDLIEATGAEHDEARAYLPRV
- a CDS encoding phosphate ABC transporter substrate-binding protein PstS — protein: MKAHRFGRSAALLSVAAIALTACSSAGNTDNGSSSSAAGDTGSEQATFEAKGQLKGAGATSQESAIGAWADGVTSVAPELTVQYSPDGSGAGREKFLAGAVSFAGSDSAMKDEEADKAKEVCGDQGAFHVPAYVSPIAIAYNLPSVKEDIKMDAETVAKVFSGEIKKWNDDAIASQNEGVELPDTDITVVHRSDKSGTTKNFVSYLSEAAPEAWTYEVAEEWPSDITAESAQGTKGVVGQASSTEGAITYTDASAVGTLGTVDVKVGDEYVKESPEAAAKLVETSEEKEDGSLEIDRATTEQGVYPVVLVSYHIYCNQYDSQETVDQVKAFGEYVVSEDGQKAAQEAAGNAPITAATRDAAMKRIEAISVQG
- the pstC gene encoding phosphate ABC transporter permease subunit PstC — encoded protein: MTSPAVETTKGSSTSLRGSRRGTAGDSIFSGFALASAVLILLVLAFVAIFLVGEAWPAIKPGAELESADSFFQYVWPLMAGTVMAAIIALLLATPVAVGVALFISHYAPRRIAQPVGFVIDLLAAIPSVVYGVWGWLTLAPLMVPIYAWLNKYLGFIPFFSGSASTTGRTLLTSGVVLAVMVLPIITALCREIFTQTPKLHEEAALGLGATRWEMIKMTVFPFARAGIVSSIMLGLGRALGETMAVTMVLSGGVFAWSLVESGKNQTIPSEIALNFPEAFGMRLHELIAAGLMLFVITLAVNMIARAIVNKHKEFSGAN
- the pstA gene encoding phosphate ABC transporter permease PstA translates to MSTTATTTRPEGGLQSPRTNSLTSGQMPGWTWMVVAAGAIVLGALITLLLADGFNVAGFLVITAVLFVIGMYGATRVLENRRRATDGLWRHLVWLAFLIALAPLISVLWSVIATGLPTLISNPHLIAYDMKGVTGVADANWVEVGMPAGDLPGGFGHALLGTVLITLIATLISVPIGMLTSIYLVEYGRGGWFSRAIVFFVDVMTGIPSIVAGLFAYAAVSWVLTLTMGSQSKALQTVQMGFSAAIALSVLMIPVVVRSTEEMLRVVPNELREGAYALGVRKWQTIAKVVLPTAISGIASGVTLAIARVAGETAPILVTAGFAQSVNWNPFDDWMTALPVYIYRQLVSPLSPTAADPSTARAWAAALLLVFIVMMLNLAARLIARAFAPKTGR
- the pstB gene encoding phosphate ABC transporter ATP-binding protein PstB; this encodes MSKRIQAIDVDVFYGKFKAVEGVNIDIAPRSVTAFIGPSGCGKTTFLRSINRMHEVLPGATVDGKLLLDGEDIYGPGVDPVRVRSQIGMVFQRPNPFPTMSIRDNVLAGYKLNGTRLNKSRADELVEKSLRGANLWNEVKDRLDKPGSGLSGGQQQRLCIARSIAVQPDVILMDEPCSALDPISTLAVEDLINELKEEYTVIIVTHNMQQAARVADKTAFFNIQGVGKPGKLIEYDDTDVIFNNPSSQQTEDYVSGRFG